From Glycine soja cultivar W05 chromosome 4, ASM419377v2, whole genome shotgun sequence, the proteins below share one genomic window:
- the LOC114409659 gene encoding protein LONGIFOLIA 2-like isoform X1 — protein sequence MAAKLLHSLADDNPDLQKQIGCMTGIFQLFDRHHVLTARRISQKRLASGIQHSNSPFSEGSLERDSDIILHQQTATDTSLNKGVNERQRISTESSRASFSSCSSSVSSLDCKAEAEAPYDRILFPETPSRDAVMNQSTISPHFGCNSLDLRDVVKDSMYREARGLSLKTTAKEESAINATKHRDSPRPIQLSKSVDGSYRVGIDGKQSVPIDLKESIRVLAKLREAPWYYAETKELPRSSHEVKDGHWHSISKGAPWFPYEGKEISRLSFESRETIKSTPKLKELPRLSLDSKEGSLRSYSTDSKATHHSRNIYSGTSTSNDKFPTLQQPSATPSRPPSVVAKLMGLEALPDSSLAGDGQSSSTETYSAQDNGQFPRSSKNGLTRPLRVSNSPKMSLKDPTSPRRKNHDLVMKPIRSSRVPIEPAPWKQQDGNQSSQKQNLRGVKAPTRAPDSFPSVYSEIEKRLKDLEFKQSGRDLRALKQILEAMQEKGLLESRKEEQAPNVVGSQSDYEPKATNQNQNTRSVRQQNTQRNNFLSSTVKGSDSARAFESSIVIMKPAKLVETTVIPASSVIPIGGLSGSQKHQNGAVYVDNKTSTSTTRVAKDKSPRNIHRDVSASSIDKKASSSKTTRLIQSQSRSQQLPKENRQSSVKHSGSVSPRLQQKKLELEKRSRPPAPPSDSNKPRRQSGKKATESGSPGGRQRPKSLNVPHGDEQLSEISNEPRSLSFQGDEISLQSNSLTVNSKMDMEVTSSLQTVEIDDSQSPSLKAVKQLISETVQKKSTPRLDEDETVAELATDTPEHPSPISVLDGSVYRDDMPSPVKQISEDSKGEDAQESKENEIKDQWNPADSLSFNCTGSLEINRKKLQNIDHLVQKLRRLNSSHDEARIDYIASLCENTNPDHRYISEILLASGLLLRDLSSELLTFQLHSSGHPINPELFLVLEQTKASSLLSKEESSPGKDANMKLNKEKFHRKLIFDSVNEILGAKFGSSPEPCFQPNSNRLTKKTLSAQKLLKELCFEIEKIQAKKPECCLEDDHDGLKNMLCEDVMHGSESWTDFHGYLPGVVLDVERLLFKDLVDEVVIGESSGLRVKPSVRRRKLFGK from the exons ATGGCAGCAAAGCTCCTGCATTCTTTAGCAGATGACAACCCAGATCTGCAGAAGCAGATAGGATGCATGACTGGGATTTTCCAACTCTTTGATCGCCACCATGTTCTCACGGCTCGCCGCATTAGCCAGAAGAGGCTTGCTTCTGGTATTCAACATA GTAATTCTCCCTTCAGTGAGGGCAGCTTGGAAAGAGATTCTGATATCATACTCCATCAACAAACAGCAACT GATACTAGCTTAAACAAGGGTGTGAATGAAAGGCAAAGAATTTCTACCGAATCATCAAGAGCATCATTCTCTTCTTGTTCATCATCGGTGTCCTCTCTGGACTGCAAGGCTGAAGCAGAGGCTCCATATGACCGGATTCTTTTTCCTGAAACTCCTTCAAGGGATGCAGTTATGAACCAATCTACCATCTCTCCCCATTTTGGATGTAACTCCCTTGATCTGAGGGATGTGGTGAAAGATTCAATGTATAGGGAAGCTCGAGGACTGTCATTGAAGACTACAGCCAAAGAGGAATCTGCCATTAATGCCACAAAGCACAGGGATTCACCGCGACCTATTCAGTTGTCCAAATCTGTTGATGGATCTTACAGAGTTGGAATAGATGGAAAACAAAGTGTGCCTATTGATCTAAAGGAGTCCATCCGAGTCCTTGCTAAACTTAGAGAAGCACCTTGGTATTATGCAGAAACTAAAGAACTTCCGAGATCATCACATGAAGTAAAAGATGGACACTGGCATTCCATCTCAAAGGGTGCTCCTTGGTTTCCTTATGAAGGTAAAGAAATAAGCCGTTTATCTTTTGAATCGCGAGAAACCATCAAATCCACACCAAAGCTAAAAGAGCTTCCTAGACTTTCACTGGATAGTAAGGAAGGTTCATTGCGCAGTTACAGCACTGACTCAAAAGCCACTCACCACTCAAGAAACATTTACAGTGGCACCTCCACCTCAAATGACAAATTCCCTACCCTACAACAGCCTTCAGCAACCCCAAGTCGTCCACCTAGTGTTGTGGCAAAATTAATGGGCTTGGAAGCTTTACCGGATTCCTCTTTGGCTGGTGATGGTCAGTCAAGTTCAACTGAAACTTACTCAGCTCAAGATAATGGTCAATTCCCTAGATCATCAAAAAATGGACTCACCAGGCCACTCCGAGTTTCTAATTCTCCAAAAATGTCTTTGAAAGACCCAACTTCCCCACGGCGAAAGAATCATGATCTGGTTATGAAACCCATCCGAAGTTCAAGGGTTCCCATTGAACCAGCACCATGGAAGCAGCAAGATGGAAATCAAAGCTCCCAGAAACAGAATTTAAGGGGCGTAAAAGCTCCAACGAGAGCACCGGATTCCTTTCCTTCTGTTTATAGTGAGatagagaagagattgaaggaTCTTGAATTCAAACAATCTGGAAGGGATCTTAGAGCATTAAAACAGATACTTGAAGCAATGCAAGAAAAGGGACTATTAGAGAGCAGAAAAGAAGAACAAGCTCCAAATGTTGTTGGAAGTCAAAGTGACTATGAACCAAAAGCTACCAATCAAAATCAGAATACAAGGTCAGTAAGGCAACAAAACACTCAGAGAAACAATTTTCTATCTTCCACAGTCAAAGGATCTGACTCAGCAAGGGCTTTTGAATCCTCAATAGTGATAATGAAACCGGCAAAACTTGTTGAGACAACTGTGATTCCTGCTTCTTCAGTCATTCCAATTGGTGGCCTTTCTGGTTCCCAGAAACACCAGAATGGTGCTGTATATGTTGATAATAAAACCAGTACATCTACTACTCGAGTAGCAAAAGATAAGTCTCCCAGAAACATTCACCGGGATGTGTCTGCCAGTTCCATTGATAAGAAAGCAAGTAGTAGTAAGACTACAAGATTAATACAATCTCAATCTAGGTCTCAACAACTTCCAAAAGAAAATAGACAAAGTTCAGTGAAGCACTCAGGATCTGTGAGCCCAAGGTTGCAACAGAAGAAGTTGGAGTTAGAGAAGCGGTCTCGTCCCCCTGCCCCACCATCAGATTCCAACAAACCCAGAAGGCAATCTGGTAAGAAGGCAACAGAATCGGGTTCACCAGGTGGAAGACAAAGACCCAAATCCCTCAACGTACCGCATGGTGATGAGCAATTGAGTGAGATTAGCAATGAACCAAGGAGTTTAAGTTTCCAGGGGGATGAAATTTCTCTGCAATCAAACAGTTTAACTGTCAACTCAAAGATGGATATGGAAGTCACAAGTAGTTTACAAACTGTTGAAATTGATGACAGCCAAAGCCCATCTTTGAAGGCTGTGAAGCAATTGATTTCAGAGACAGTGCAGAAA AAATCAACTCCAAGGTTGGATGAGGATGAGACAGTTGCAGAACTAGCAACAGATACCCCGGAACATCCAAGTCCTATCTCAGTTCTTGATGGCTCAGTGTACAGAGATGACATGCCATCCCCCGTAAAGCAGATATCTGAAGATTCAAAAG GTGAGGATGCTCAAGAATCCAAAGAAAATGAGATTAAAGATCAGTGGAACCCTGCAGATAGCCTTTCATTTAACTGCACTGGATCCCTAGAGATCAATCGCAAGAAATTACAGAACATAGACCACCTTGTCCAGAAGCTTCGACGACTGAACTCCAGTCACGATGAAGCTAGAATCGATTACATTGCTTCCCTATGTGAAAACACAAATCCAGACCACAGATACATTTCCGAAATATTATTAGCTTCAGGTCTCTTACTCAGAGATCTGAGTTCCGAGTTGCTGACATTTCAACTTCACTCGTCGGGTCATCCCATTAACCCCGAGCTATTCCTTGTCTTGGAACAGACCAAAGCAAGTAGTCTACTTTCAAAAGAAGAAAGCAGCCCTGGAAAAGATGCTAACATGAAGCTAAACAAAGAGAAATTTCACAGGAAACTCATCTTTGATTCTGTGAATGAGATTCTTGGTGCAAAATTCGGCTCCTCACCCGAGCCATGTTTTCAGCCTAACAGTAACAGACTCACAAAAAAAACCTTGAGTGCTCAAAAGCTTCTTAAAGAACTATGCTTTGAGATCGAAAAAATTCAAGCCAAGAAGCCAGAATGCTGCTTAGAAGATGATCATGATGGTCTGAAAAATATGCTGTGTGAAGATGTTATGCATGGCTCAGAAAGTTGGACAGATTTTCATGGTTACTTACCTGGGGTTGTGTTGGATGTTGAGAGACTGTTATTTAAGGACTTAGTAGATGAGGTTGTGATTGGTGAATCATCAGGTTTGCGAGTCAAGCCATCGGTTAGGCGCAGGAAGCTATTTGGAAAGTAG
- the LOC114409659 gene encoding protein LONGIFOLIA 2-like isoform X2: MAAKLLHSLADDNPDLQKQIGCMTGIFQLFDRHHVLTARRISQKRLASGNSPFSEGSLERDSDIILHQQTATDTSLNKGVNERQRISTESSRASFSSCSSSVSSLDCKAEAEAPYDRILFPETPSRDAVMNQSTISPHFGCNSLDLRDVVKDSMYREARGLSLKTTAKEESAINATKHRDSPRPIQLSKSVDGSYRVGIDGKQSVPIDLKESIRVLAKLREAPWYYAETKELPRSSHEVKDGHWHSISKGAPWFPYEGKEISRLSFESRETIKSTPKLKELPRLSLDSKEGSLRSYSTDSKATHHSRNIYSGTSTSNDKFPTLQQPSATPSRPPSVVAKLMGLEALPDSSLAGDGQSSSTETYSAQDNGQFPRSSKNGLTRPLRVSNSPKMSLKDPTSPRRKNHDLVMKPIRSSRVPIEPAPWKQQDGNQSSQKQNLRGVKAPTRAPDSFPSVYSEIEKRLKDLEFKQSGRDLRALKQILEAMQEKGLLESRKEEQAPNVVGSQSDYEPKATNQNQNTRSVRQQNTQRNNFLSSTVKGSDSARAFESSIVIMKPAKLVETTVIPASSVIPIGGLSGSQKHQNGAVYVDNKTSTSTTRVAKDKSPRNIHRDVSASSIDKKASSSKTTRLIQSQSRSQQLPKENRQSSVKHSGSVSPRLQQKKLELEKRSRPPAPPSDSNKPRRQSGKKATESGSPGGRQRPKSLNVPHGDEQLSEISNEPRSLSFQGDEISLQSNSLTVNSKMDMEVTSSLQTVEIDDSQSPSLKAVKQLISETVQKKSTPRLDEDETVAELATDTPEHPSPISVLDGSVYRDDMPSPVKQISEDSKGEDAQESKENEIKDQWNPADSLSFNCTGSLEINRKKLQNIDHLVQKLRRLNSSHDEARIDYIASLCENTNPDHRYISEILLASGLLLRDLSSELLTFQLHSSGHPINPELFLVLEQTKASSLLSKEESSPGKDANMKLNKEKFHRKLIFDSVNEILGAKFGSSPEPCFQPNSNRLTKKTLSAQKLLKELCFEIEKIQAKKPECCLEDDHDGLKNMLCEDVMHGSESWTDFHGYLPGVVLDVERLLFKDLVDEVVIGESSGLRVKPSVRRRKLFGK, from the exons ATGGCAGCAAAGCTCCTGCATTCTTTAGCAGATGACAACCCAGATCTGCAGAAGCAGATAGGATGCATGACTGGGATTTTCCAACTCTTTGATCGCCACCATGTTCTCACGGCTCGCCGCATTAGCCAGAAGAGGCTTGCTTCTG GTAATTCTCCCTTCAGTGAGGGCAGCTTGGAAAGAGATTCTGATATCATACTCCATCAACAAACAGCAACT GATACTAGCTTAAACAAGGGTGTGAATGAAAGGCAAAGAATTTCTACCGAATCATCAAGAGCATCATTCTCTTCTTGTTCATCATCGGTGTCCTCTCTGGACTGCAAGGCTGAAGCAGAGGCTCCATATGACCGGATTCTTTTTCCTGAAACTCCTTCAAGGGATGCAGTTATGAACCAATCTACCATCTCTCCCCATTTTGGATGTAACTCCCTTGATCTGAGGGATGTGGTGAAAGATTCAATGTATAGGGAAGCTCGAGGACTGTCATTGAAGACTACAGCCAAAGAGGAATCTGCCATTAATGCCACAAAGCACAGGGATTCACCGCGACCTATTCAGTTGTCCAAATCTGTTGATGGATCTTACAGAGTTGGAATAGATGGAAAACAAAGTGTGCCTATTGATCTAAAGGAGTCCATCCGAGTCCTTGCTAAACTTAGAGAAGCACCTTGGTATTATGCAGAAACTAAAGAACTTCCGAGATCATCACATGAAGTAAAAGATGGACACTGGCATTCCATCTCAAAGGGTGCTCCTTGGTTTCCTTATGAAGGTAAAGAAATAAGCCGTTTATCTTTTGAATCGCGAGAAACCATCAAATCCACACCAAAGCTAAAAGAGCTTCCTAGACTTTCACTGGATAGTAAGGAAGGTTCATTGCGCAGTTACAGCACTGACTCAAAAGCCACTCACCACTCAAGAAACATTTACAGTGGCACCTCCACCTCAAATGACAAATTCCCTACCCTACAACAGCCTTCAGCAACCCCAAGTCGTCCACCTAGTGTTGTGGCAAAATTAATGGGCTTGGAAGCTTTACCGGATTCCTCTTTGGCTGGTGATGGTCAGTCAAGTTCAACTGAAACTTACTCAGCTCAAGATAATGGTCAATTCCCTAGATCATCAAAAAATGGACTCACCAGGCCACTCCGAGTTTCTAATTCTCCAAAAATGTCTTTGAAAGACCCAACTTCCCCACGGCGAAAGAATCATGATCTGGTTATGAAACCCATCCGAAGTTCAAGGGTTCCCATTGAACCAGCACCATGGAAGCAGCAAGATGGAAATCAAAGCTCCCAGAAACAGAATTTAAGGGGCGTAAAAGCTCCAACGAGAGCACCGGATTCCTTTCCTTCTGTTTATAGTGAGatagagaagagattgaaggaTCTTGAATTCAAACAATCTGGAAGGGATCTTAGAGCATTAAAACAGATACTTGAAGCAATGCAAGAAAAGGGACTATTAGAGAGCAGAAAAGAAGAACAAGCTCCAAATGTTGTTGGAAGTCAAAGTGACTATGAACCAAAAGCTACCAATCAAAATCAGAATACAAGGTCAGTAAGGCAACAAAACACTCAGAGAAACAATTTTCTATCTTCCACAGTCAAAGGATCTGACTCAGCAAGGGCTTTTGAATCCTCAATAGTGATAATGAAACCGGCAAAACTTGTTGAGACAACTGTGATTCCTGCTTCTTCAGTCATTCCAATTGGTGGCCTTTCTGGTTCCCAGAAACACCAGAATGGTGCTGTATATGTTGATAATAAAACCAGTACATCTACTACTCGAGTAGCAAAAGATAAGTCTCCCAGAAACATTCACCGGGATGTGTCTGCCAGTTCCATTGATAAGAAAGCAAGTAGTAGTAAGACTACAAGATTAATACAATCTCAATCTAGGTCTCAACAACTTCCAAAAGAAAATAGACAAAGTTCAGTGAAGCACTCAGGATCTGTGAGCCCAAGGTTGCAACAGAAGAAGTTGGAGTTAGAGAAGCGGTCTCGTCCCCCTGCCCCACCATCAGATTCCAACAAACCCAGAAGGCAATCTGGTAAGAAGGCAACAGAATCGGGTTCACCAGGTGGAAGACAAAGACCCAAATCCCTCAACGTACCGCATGGTGATGAGCAATTGAGTGAGATTAGCAATGAACCAAGGAGTTTAAGTTTCCAGGGGGATGAAATTTCTCTGCAATCAAACAGTTTAACTGTCAACTCAAAGATGGATATGGAAGTCACAAGTAGTTTACAAACTGTTGAAATTGATGACAGCCAAAGCCCATCTTTGAAGGCTGTGAAGCAATTGATTTCAGAGACAGTGCAGAAA AAATCAACTCCAAGGTTGGATGAGGATGAGACAGTTGCAGAACTAGCAACAGATACCCCGGAACATCCAAGTCCTATCTCAGTTCTTGATGGCTCAGTGTACAGAGATGACATGCCATCCCCCGTAAAGCAGATATCTGAAGATTCAAAAG GTGAGGATGCTCAAGAATCCAAAGAAAATGAGATTAAAGATCAGTGGAACCCTGCAGATAGCCTTTCATTTAACTGCACTGGATCCCTAGAGATCAATCGCAAGAAATTACAGAACATAGACCACCTTGTCCAGAAGCTTCGACGACTGAACTCCAGTCACGATGAAGCTAGAATCGATTACATTGCTTCCCTATGTGAAAACACAAATCCAGACCACAGATACATTTCCGAAATATTATTAGCTTCAGGTCTCTTACTCAGAGATCTGAGTTCCGAGTTGCTGACATTTCAACTTCACTCGTCGGGTCATCCCATTAACCCCGAGCTATTCCTTGTCTTGGAACAGACCAAAGCAAGTAGTCTACTTTCAAAAGAAGAAAGCAGCCCTGGAAAAGATGCTAACATGAAGCTAAACAAAGAGAAATTTCACAGGAAACTCATCTTTGATTCTGTGAATGAGATTCTTGGTGCAAAATTCGGCTCCTCACCCGAGCCATGTTTTCAGCCTAACAGTAACAGACTCACAAAAAAAACCTTGAGTGCTCAAAAGCTTCTTAAAGAACTATGCTTTGAGATCGAAAAAATTCAAGCCAAGAAGCCAGAATGCTGCTTAGAAGATGATCATGATGGTCTGAAAAATATGCTGTGTGAAGATGTTATGCATGGCTCAGAAAGTTGGACAGATTTTCATGGTTACTTACCTGGGGTTGTGTTGGATGTTGAGAGACTGTTATTTAAGGACTTAGTAGATGAGGTTGTGATTGGTGAATCATCAGGTTTGCGAGTCAAGCCATCGGTTAGGCGCAGGAAGCTATTTGGAAAGTAG